The region AAAAGGGCTTTATAGTCAAACTTGAATTTTTTGAGAACTGGTAAAAGTAAATCCAACTTTACATAACGTTTAAGAGAACTGTTTTTAACACACTGAttttatataaagttaaaaagTCACCAGTGGATAGCCAACAGTATATGATTACTATGTGATATACCTGTGTCTGTTTTGGTCTCAGGGAATGGACTAAATCAACAATTTATTAAAGGcagtttttttaaatacatttattaaccAATGTTAACACATTAAATGAGTCTATATATTGCTAGTCAGAGCAGCTTACAAAATGCCAGAATGCATCGAAGAACTGGACAGCCACAATGAGTAATTACAATGTGCATAGTGGCTAAGCTCAACACCTTGATATAGCTTTATGATTTGcagaaaatttttaataatgattcCTAAACAATCAATTGTAATTTTACCTAAAACTTTTACAAAACCAGGCCacaatctcttttttttaattttgttttttttttttaaacacacagtTTTCACGCTGTAGTAACTTGGAAATGTGCAACCGTGTCAACGGAGACAAAAAAGCCAAAGTAACACGAGTCTTACTTTCATGCAGCTATCGGTAAATAGTACACACTCTGGAATGATTTCACACCAAAAATAGTTCCACAATAACTTGCTCTCATAGGGGTGGATCGAAGTTTTAAAACTTGGAAAACAATCAGAGAAGGTAAGTGTTCTCAGTTACGTCGTCTGGACCAGACCACGGCACTGTGGCGACGTTGACCAATCACACACCAACGAGGAGGGACCGAGAATGCCACGTGCCTGCGTAGTTCAGGGACGGTGTTGACGTGTGGCTACCAGACAGGTCCTCCAAGCCATTGGGCACCACTGGGCAGTAGCTTGTCGATTAACTTGTGTCACCACCATCTGCAACAGCATCAGGACTGGGTGGGTGATGATTTCACAGAAGACTGGGGTACATTTTTGTCTTTAGAGTGACCCTGACAAACCTGGAGAAAACTTTTTGAAAGGTTTTTTCTCCTGATTCTCTCACTTACATTGTGTGTAATTGCTTTAATAAATATCAAaggtgtaaataaatatttacaaattatttctctaaccttaaaaataactaaatgatAAATGGGAATTTGACTTGGTCTAAGATCAGTCTTTGAAAAAACATAAATTgtgagggtttgttttttttaaaaattaaggtttcCTGGctgtattttatatatctatgtataaaaaaattatttaactatCGATCCATTCCTATTGGTAATGCTTCTTAATCCAGACATTCCGCAAAATACAGACTTTTTACAAATCACGGCATCTTTAATACAAGAAAATTAACATGCATTATTCTTCATTCTGTGTACAGTGATGGAGTTCATTAGTAGGTAATGATCCATTACTACAAACATAACGGCTTCTGTGAAACTTAagtgctttctttcctttcagtatTAACTTACGATAGAAGAGGTGACACCAGATAGTAGGCAATCAGATGACActtggggagggaagggaagcattaaagaaatctgtatgcctcATCTATAATTTTATGTATGGATAAAGGTAgtttttggctttttatttttgttgtttattttgttacAAGCACTCATGTTAGGACAAAGATGAAATGtgcaaactttaaaatttaaatattcattttctctaaGATCCAGCTCAGTAAAAGATTACCCCAGTTCCCTGCAATTTTAAACTACAAGATCAAAGCTAATAATTTgttataaaagttatatattgaaaagaaataatgaaaaacacaattgggagatatttaagaaaaaatatgcaGGACTAGCACCTGCTGTGTCAACCCTGTTCCCTAAATTCAATCATATACCCACTGGCATAACCAATAGATAATGCCTTTAAACAGTAAAGTAAGCTGAACAAAACCAGCTCAACAaggttaagaaataaatttcacatCAAGGTAgtatgtttgttttatttctgaaacaGTTCTGTAGTTGTTCTTACATTCagatctattttaaatgtttctttgttAAACTCACTTGTAATTCACCTGTTTTTTAAAGATCTGTTGTTTAAAGGTTAAAATCTCTGTAAAacctaaaaatgttttaaaatttgctgaAAATGCAACAAACtctcaattaaaatttatttaaaataatacccTCCACTGATGTTACTTTTACCCCCTGAAAAACTCCAGAGGAGCGTTAACAAAAGATTTAAACTACTGTGCAAAATTTCTTCACGAAAAGTGTTTAAAGGCTGGTGCAAAATGGGAAGCAAATTCTAAACAATTTTGGCTTCTTGGAAACAAAAACCGCTGTGTCTGAGAGGAATAGTCGTCAGTGATTCTCCAGGAAGAGCCAGCCTTCATCTTTTCCGGCGACAGGTGCGCTTGTGCTCCGCGTGCCAGTGCTCCTGCTGACACTTGATGGAGCAGTACGACGTGTTCCAGCAGCAGTGGTACATGGCCTCCTCCTCACAGTTGTAGCACTGCAGCAAGAAACCGTGACCAGCAGGTAAACGACACTGGGTACAACTACAGACTTTAAAACTGTGCTTTCAaagatctttctgactcaagtGTAAACTAGGATCACCAAGAACATCAGAACACAGTTTCTGTCCTGAGCAGGACGGTAGGGAAACAATGGGATGACTGAGGCTCAGCACGCAGTCATTATCAGCAAACTCAAGCTTACTCGGCACATCAGCTTCTTCCATCTGTACTAGGTCAttaacagcagcagcacacaAGCATAAGTAATTTCTCTTTTCCTAAAAAGGTCTGAAGGTTCTGAAAAGATGACGGAGCAGCAGCACAAGgactcctccccgccccccacacaaCAGCTCTGCTGCACAATCTAGAGGGACTGTTTTGGAACTCTGAGGTCTGGGGAAGGGTGGAACAATAAGGTACAGTCACTCTGGTCATTTTGGCTCTTAGCGCTGAAACAGCTACCTCTTCCCCACCTGCAGCCCCAGATGATGGCTGTGCATGGAGCCCCCTGGCAGGTGTCCTGCAGACTGCTGCTTCTGGTTACAGTTGGGCAGGCCACTGTATTAGCAgttgcacccctcccccacccaccacaaGTCCTCCCTCTGAAGTGGCTTCCCTTTGGCAAGCCACTCAAAATCAATTGCACATATGGGGGGAATTAGGAAGTCAATGTGCAAACCCAAGGAGAGGCTTAGAAAAGACCTAAGAAGACATTTAATTTACACCTCAGTCTGATCCTGGGAACAGCCATAACAATCAaagaaacagcaacagcaaactaTGATAAAGGGGAGAAAAGGAGTTCCAGTTACCATATTATTTGACTCAAATGTTTAGTGTTCAACAAGAAAAATCACAAGGCATACAAAGAAGCAGGAAGTATGACcattcaaaggaaaaagaatcaatCAACAAAACTGTCCATGTAAATATActagacaaagactttaaaacaccTATTAAAGAAGtgcaaagaactaaaggaagatATGGAGAAAGTCAAGAAAATGATGTATGAGCAaactgaaaatatcaataaaaagatATTGATGGAAACCAAAAACCAGACTTGCAGCTGAGAAGCCCGTTAACTGAAGTGAAAAATGACTGGAGGGATTCAAAGGCAGATGTGAGCCCAAGACGACAGGTCAATGGAGATTAACAAGACGGGGAGAAGACTATGGAAGAGCAGACAGCCTAAGAAGGCCCACAGGGCACCTCCTTGGTGAACTGTCAGATCTAACGTTAGAGACCAGTGAGATGTTACTTTTATAAAGCAAAAGTAATCAATTTAATGTACAGTGCAGTAAAATCTGAAAGTCCTTAGTTTGCTATTATGATATTTACAATTTTATAAGTTAACATCACCTATCAGGGCCAGCCCACTTATCAAAAAAAAATACCTGCATAGATGGAAAAgttgtataaattatatatattatgtccCAAAGTATCATAATCTCAATGTAACAAAATATTGAGCAAATATTGAGAAATGTGGGACCTGGAGTTAAAATACAGTTTAAGTTAGTTAAAGTTGACAGTTTCACATTAGACTGTATTTCAGGATTTTACATATGCCATATAGATCTTTCTGAATTAATTTTATCATAcctatggtatttttttttcataaatcagATTCTAAGAAAATAGTGGTATTTACCCACTGCTTCTTCTTGGTCTGAGAAATTAGTTGTTTGTGCTGTGTTGCTAGCTTCTTGATTTCCTCTACAAATTCTTCTTTACACTTTTCCTTTACTTGCTTACATTTTCTGTCCATCTCACCCTGCATATTGGCTACAGCTTTATTTACAgcttgtcttttttcttcttccatttcagAACGCAGCTGAGATGAAAAAAAAGTTAACCCACAGTACGTCAGCTCATAATTTACACAAACCATTAAGCAAAACCTTAATACAGTTTCTACTTAACTGATGTACCTCTTCCCTTTATTTCACTAAGGGCTATAAAATATTTAGGTGAGAAAAGTAcctgttatttaaaatattataaaaagatgTTTTACTCCTTGTTTTAAAGAGCTGCTACCTGGTTGATGCCTAAGCGATGTAAAACCACAACAGGAAGACTATTCACCTAACCCACCCATGTGTCTGAAGGCAGCGCTGGCACTGAGGGCTGTGTTACCTTTTCTAGAGCTTCTCGTACAACTCTTTCAGTTTCTCGCTTGTGATCAGACTTCATTCGGTCTTTAAAGTCATTGAAAATTTTGGTGTACTTGTCATGGCACATGCTTTGACACACTCCATCACTGGTGGTCTGGGTGCTTCGATGCAGCATTCTTGGGGAAGAGGCACTTAACTTCTTGGTCTGAGTTGACACAGAAACTTTTTCGATTGGCTGAGGCATCGTTGGGATTTCCTGGCTGGAACTTACAGCTTCCGTTTCAGGCTCTGGTTCCTAAAGGATAAGGGAAGTGCCACAGAATTTACTAGTTCAAAAGCAAGCTCGATCCGAAAAAAAACAGTGATACAAACAGCCATACAACTTGTTTAAACAATCatgtaagaaaatggaaaattcttttgtgtatttgaccacaattcaaaaaaaaaaaaaaattaaaacacatgcaATTTATAGGTACAATCATTCTACAGGAACTTCATTTACAATTCCATTAAATACTAATATTATGGTGTTTCCTTTCAaaggagactaaacaacaagtttTACCATGTAAGATCGTTAGAATTTATCGTTATTTCTTTGGATGAGATTCATAAACAAATACCCTAAATCACCCCTCACTTGAGTATGTGGTAATACTGTGCCCTGGTTTTAAAATGTACCTGGATTATAGAATTGTAAAAGCCTGAACTTAGCCAtagtttctttcagttttcaaatGCTGGTCTCATTGATCTGCTGGATAAAcactaaaaattgttttttattagtGCCATGAGAAAATACCAGTGTTCCCAGACAGTGCAGCAAAAGGCTGTCCCACCTAGCCAGACTGCTTAACTGGATGCTCCCGTGTGTTACTCTAGTGACAGGGCAGCAGGCAGTCTGGGTTCAACTTAGTTGCCATCCTGGGACTGATGGCAATCCTTTTTGCAAGTTACCTGTCAGAAGCACTGCCTGGATCACAACTGTGAAAGTATTTCCTGTTTCACTTGTCACCTGGACACTGCAAGGTGGGCAACTTACTTCTTTTTTGGGTTCCACACTTTGATTACGTCGTCCTTTCTTTGCTCTTGGTTCTTGGGTGACCTTTAGCTGTGGACATCATAAAAGTAACAGCACATTACTCCTGACACCACAAAACACTTCTCTGCTGGAAGACTAGCCATGAACCCACAGGGGAAAGGTGGGCACCTGCTGTGTCCCTCTCATATTAGTTCTTTCAAGACCACATGGTTGGCCCTCACTGAATGATTCGCTCTTTCACTGTGCTGGTCGAATCGGGATGAGTGGTGGTGGCTTCTGTGAACTAGGactgtttctagtttgtttcacAGAGCACTTGACAAatgttgtgtgagtgtgtgaaaggAGGAAGTCACAACCTGCTCATTCCATGCCAGTGCGTCCTGACACCCGCACCTCTGAACACAGCTGACAGGTTCTCAGTGGCGCCCTTACCTGCTCATTGCTGGTGGAGGAGATGCTGgactctgcctcctcctcccctcggTCCTCATTCTTGGACTTCCAAAACCTCCCTTCGCGGAGGAAGCGCTGGTGTAGCTCCAGTTCGTCACAGGCCTTCTTCCACCCCATACTGCGCTTAACGTGCAGCCGGTGAACATTGACTGTGATGTCCTGTATGTTCTCAGAAGGAATCCAGGCCCTGAAAAGGGATGGTTAGAAGTTTCCCAAATGGCAGAAACTCTGTGCATTGTAAAGCACAGTTTGTGACTTGAATAAAAACTTTTACCAAGTAGAAAAAAGGTGAATTGACTTATTTTTCACAGTCATCAAAGTAAAGTCCTCAGGGTGAGAATGACTCATAAGCCTTTTTTAAAGTGTTCAATATCTCATTGTTTTGAATGCTACAAATTATTCAAAATCTAGCTATTGCATGTTAGaactatagaaagtgaaagtcactcagttgtttctgactctttgcaactccacggactatatagtccatggaattctccaggccagaatactggagtgggtagcctttcccttctcaggggatcttcccaacccagggatcgaacccaggtctcctgcattgcaggcggattctttaccagctgagccacaagggaagcccaagaatactggagtgggtagcctatcccttctccagtggatcttcctgaccaagcaattgaactggggtctcctgcactgcaggcggattcgttaccagctgagct is a window of Budorcas taxicolor isolate Tak-1 chromosome 13, Takin1.1, whole genome shotgun sequence DNA encoding:
- the ZMYND11 gene encoding zinc finger MYND domain-containing protein 11 isoform X3; its protein translation is MARLTKRRQADTKAIQHLWAAIEIIRNQKQIANIDRITKYMSRVHGMHPKETTRQLSLAVKDGLIVETLTVGCKGSKAGIEQEGYWLPGDEISVKKKNTNKQEMSTYLRFIVSRMKERAIDLNKKGKDNKHPMYRRLVHSAVDVPAIQEKVNEGKYRSYEEFKADAQLLLHNTVIFYGADSEQADIARMLYKDTCHELDELQLCKNCFYLSNARPDNWFCYPCIPNHELVWAKMKGFGFWPAKVMQKEDNQVDVRFFGHHHQRAWIPSENIQDITVNVHRLHVKRSMGWKKACDELELHQRFLREGRFWKSKNEDRGEEEAESSISSTSNEQLKVTQEPRAKKGRRNQSVEPKKEEPEPETEAVSSSQEIPTMPQPIEKVSVSTQTKKLSASSPRMLHRSTQTTSDGVCQSMCHDKYTKIFNDFKDRMKSDHKRETERVVREALEKLRSEMEEEKRQAVNKAVANMQGEMDRKCKQVKEKCKEEFVEEIKKLATQHKQLISQTKKKQWCYNCEEEAMYHCCWNTSYCSIKCQQEHWHAEHKRTCRRKR